In Novipirellula artificiosorum, the genomic window AGCCAACACATCGAATTCTGACCGCCTGCATTGCCAAGCGCGAGGGAAGCCCATTTTCCTCTATCTGCCGACCAACACACCGCACGTCCCGAACCAGGTGGCCGGCAACTATTCAAAGCCGAATAAAGGAAAACTCCAGAAGAATAGCCAAGCGTTTTGTTGCGGGCGTGGCGTTAAGCTGAGGAGTGAAATAGGCCTGGAGCGGTTTCAGGCTCAACCCAAATGGGAAATCCCAGTTCCAGGAACTTTATCTCATGAGAACGATTTTACTTATGGTGGTCCTGTTTGCCTCTTCAGTGAGTGCCGCGGACAAACCCAACGTCCTGTTCGTGATGTCCGACCAGCACAACGCCCATTTCATGGGCGTTGCCGGCCATGCGGCGGTTAAGACCCCGACTCTCGATGCGATGGCCAAGGACGGCACGTATTTCCCCAACGCTTTCTGTCAGACTGCGCAGTGCTGTCCGGCACGGTACACGCTCTTCACCGGTCGTTACGCGCGAAGTCATGGCTGCCGCTGGAACGGGGTCAAGGAACCGCTTCTAGAAACCACCATTGCCGAGGTTCTCAAGCAGCAGGGCTACGCTACCGCGACCTTCGGCAAACATCACATGCAACACAGCCCGACCGAACACGGTTTTGATGTTGTCGTGAACATGGATCAGTACACGGACTTCATGAAACAGGAGAAGATGAAGTCCTGGCTTCAGCAGGTCGACCAGAATAGAGGGCACCCCTTGAAAGCCGTGGGCCGTACGAAGGTGGATAACGACCATCATCCGGCTGGGTTCTGGACCAACAATGCGATGGACTTCATCCAAAAGAACGCGAACAAGCCGTTCTGTATCTGGCTCTCCTACTACGGCCCGCACACTCCGATCGTCTGCTCCAATCCCTGGGCCGATATGTACAAGGCGTCGGACATGCAACTGCCGCCCAACCACGGCAGTCGGATCAACGACGCGCCGCCACTGTACGGCGAGGGGCAGAATCGGTTCCGTGACATGACCGACTTGCATCACCAACAGGCTCTGGCCGCCTATGCCGGCTACGTGAGCCAGATCGATGCCAACATTGGCCGCGTGTTGGACCTACTGAAGGAACTCAAGCTTGAAAAGAACACCATCGTCGTCTACACGGCTGACCACGGAGAGTACGCATCGGAACACAGTATGTGGACCAAGCCGACCATGAATCTCGATGCTGTGGTGCGGGTGCCGATGATCGTCAAGTTCCCCGGCGTCGTTCCCCGGGGCAATGTGAGGCAGGAACTGGTCGGATCCATCGACCTGATGCCGACGCTGCTTGATCTTGCTGGTGTTGATATTCCCAAGCAGGTTCAGGGAGTGAGCATGGTGCCGCTCTTCGCCGACAATCCGGAATCATGGCGCAACGTGATTTTCTCTGAAATCGGCTACCCCGGCAAACCGCGCGGCGGTCGCAATGTCATGGCTCGCACGCACACGCACAAATACGTCCATTACGAGAACGGCGGCGAACCGATGGAAGCGCTCTTTGATCTGCAGGCGGATCCGTGGGAGACTCACAACGTGCTGGCAGACGCAGCTTACACTGAAACGCTTGCCGAGCTTCGCTCCGCCTTCCAGGCCTGGGAAAGCACGACCGAGCGAGCGCCCATGTATCCGGTGGAGCCCCAAACCAAGCACCTGCGAAAAGCCA contains:
- a CDS encoding sulfatase family protein, encoding MRTILLMVVLFASSVSAADKPNVLFVMSDQHNAHFMGVAGHAAVKTPTLDAMAKDGTYFPNAFCQTAQCCPARYTLFTGRYARSHGCRWNGVKEPLLETTIAEVLKQQGYATATFGKHHMQHSPTEHGFDVVVNMDQYTDFMKQEKMKSWLQQVDQNRGHPLKAVGRTKVDNDHHPAGFWTNNAMDFIQKNANKPFCIWLSYYGPHTPIVCSNPWADMYKASDMQLPPNHGSRINDAPPLYGEGQNRFRDMTDLHHQQALAAYAGYVSQIDANIGRVLDLLKELKLEKNTIVVYTADHGEYASEHSMWTKPTMNLDAVVRVPMIVKFPGVVPRGNVRQELVGSIDLMPTLLDLAGVDIPKQVQGVSMVPLFADNPESWRNVIFSEIGYPGKPRGGRNVMARTHTHKYVHYENGGEPMEALFDLQADPWETHNVLADAAYTETLAELRSAFQAWESTTERAPMYPVEPQTKHLRKAK